GGAGGAGCAGATATTTCTTGGTAAGGAGCTTGCAAAGCACAAGGACTATTCTGAAAAGACTGCTGAGGAGATAGATGAAGAGGTAAGGAGGATAGTTACGGAGCAGTACGAGTATGCAAAGGACCTTATAAGAAAGAATCGTGAATTGCTTGATGCCCTCGTGAATCTACTCCTTGAAAAAGAGACAGTTGATGGAGCAGAGATAGACAGACTTATAGAATCCCATCAGAAGGAACTCCAGCCTGCCTGATAGAGGTCAAAAGTTGAGGCTCAGATGGAGACACTTTGACCTTGACCTTTCCTCTAAGACTCATGTAATGGGAATCCTGAATGTAACACCTGATTCCTTTTCAGATGGTGGATTATTTTCTGATCCTGAAAGAGCAGTAGAGCATGCCCTCAGGATGGTCGAAGATGGAGCAGATATCATTGATATAGGTGGTGAATCAACAAGACCTGGTTCAGAGCCTGTTTCTGCTGCTGAGGAGATCAAACGGGTCGTGCCTGTGATCAAAAGACTTGTAGCTCAGGTAAAAGTTCCAGTTTCCATAGATACATATAAATCACTGGTTGCTCGTGCTGCCCTTGATGCAGGTGCTTCTATGGTAAATGATATAAGTGGATTGAGATTTGATCCTGAGATGAAAAATATTGTCGCAGAATACAGAGTTCCTGTTATCATAATGCATATTAAGGGAATACCAAAGACAATGCAGTTAAATCCAACCTATGATGCACTTATACCTGAAATAATGGATTATTTAAGAGAGGGTATCATTATTGCAAGGGAGGCAGGTATATCAGAGGAGTTGATAATTATAGACCCCGGCATAGGCTTTGGCAAAACCTTTGAGCATAATCTTGAGATTATAAACAGACTGAGAGAGTTTACCTATCTTGAAAAACCAATACTTATAGGCCCATCACGTAAGGCCTTTATAGGAAAGCTTCTTGGAGATGTGCCGCCACTAATGCGGCTTGAAGGCACACTTGGAGCTGTTGCTATAGCTGCTTATAATGGAGCAAACATAGTGCGTGTTCATGATGTAAAGGAGACAGTAAAATTGCTTAAAGTCGTGGATGGGATAAAAAAAGAAAATCTTCTTGTTTTTGGAAGGAATTGAATAAAAAGTAATCGCCTGTTCGAAATAAATTTCTTCAGAGATAAAGTATGAAGATAACCTTAATTTTCGTCACCCTTTTACTTATTCTGAGTAAATTTCTGGATTGTCATTCCACCTATAAGATGTGCCGCTTTCCAGAACATGAGACAAATCCTTTAGGAAAGATGCTTTTTAAAAAATTTGGTATTAAAAAAGGTATTGTAATAATATTTCTGGTAACCCTCTGCATCGTTCTATCAAGCCTATTATTTGTGTGGCATGAGGAAAAGGCTTTTTATAATTTAATGTTCGTTATAATGGGTTTGATCATATCTTCAATTCAGTTTGCTGTAGCAAGTAAAAATTATAGTGGAAGGGATAATGTTATTACCAGGCTTGTATATATACTTCACCAAAAAATTTCAGGAATTAAGGTGTTCAGATAACTGCTCGAAAGTCTCAATTCGCTAGGGTTTAATTTATATTATCCTTTCGGCTATTTTGTAAAATCACTATGTCATCACAATATTTATAAAAAAGATAACAGGGAACCGCATATATGGTTACCATTATCCATAAAACTGATGAAAGAGCAGATATACCTAATCTTGCTAAAGTAATCCTGTCTTTTTCTTTATATTCAGCTAAAAGTGATTCGGCAAACTTATACACAGCTACAATGATATAAAGGAGGATTGTCCAGACAGGAATATGCAGTGTAATATAATTATCCATCATTCTAGCGGAATAGGTCTTCTGTTCAGGATTTCCCATCTCAGGTTTCTTGCTTTATTGAGTAGTTCACCATCTCGGACAGAAAGGATGTCAAAGAAGAGGTCAAAGAGATGAAAATCTGCCCAGTTTGGATGTTCTTTTAATCTCTGCTCCATCTTTTTATAGATAGCTTCCTTTTCTTCCTTGCTAAGTCTGTTTTTATCACTGAAGTAATGTTCTATCTCTTCGACAACCTCCGCAGGAAGAATATTTTTAATTAATTCTATCTCATGCTCTGCCCTTGCCCTCTGTTCATCATTCAGGTTCTGAAAGTTATAAAGGGCAAGAAGTTCCTTTAACCTTTTCTCCAGCTTCTTTCCTTCAAGATATGTCATATGCATCACCTCCAGTTTAATTATAAAATATAAAAGCGTCAGAAATGGTCGTTTGTGTCTAAATCAGGAAACTACCTGATTATTCTTCTATTGATATTCCTCCTTCAAGAGCCTTTATCTCAGGTATTGATGAGCCGGCAATGCCTTTGATGGAGCCATAAAAGGCTATCATGCCTGAAATTACCTTCTCAATCTGCTTCTGCCTTTCTGCCCAGATTTTTTCCATCCTCCGTTTTTCTTCTTGGTAACCATTCTGGAGAGCGATGAATCCATCTATTATTGCCTCAAACTGTCCTCTGAATTCATTACTCGTTAGATAATTATAGAGCATCTCCATCTTTATGTCTTTGCCCTGCTGCGAAACCTTTACAGCATAAATCTCCTGAAGGCTCTTTCTCAATACAAAGGATAGGCCCTCTACCTCTGAAAGGGAGCATATCCATACTCCGTCCTTGTATAAAAATCTATCCCTCCCGTCGGGAAGGGTCTCTGAAACAATGACAAGGAAATCTGCCTTTACTGTTAGATTATCTTCCTTTAGTTTCTCAATCCAGTTATAGTCAAAGTTTTTTGCCCGCTTGCTTTCATAGTATATCTTTCCACATTCAGTTCCTTTAGATGTCTTTACTATCTGGAGGATATCAGCTCCCCGCTGCCCTTTCCTGATTTCCAGAATCTCATCAGTTGGATATGCTGATTTTAAGAGCTTTTCCAGCTCAAGCTCCTGTGCTTCTCCTTTAAGCTGGATTGAGCCCTGTTCTGCCTTCCTCCTTGCTTCATCAAGCTGGGATTTTAGCTGCTCAATGAGTATGTCTTTTTCTTTTATTTGCAGGTTTAATGACTCCTCTACCTGCCTCTTAAGTTTTTCCCGTTCTTCTTTTAATTTTTCGGTAAGTTCCTTTTCTTTTTCAAGGGTGATCTGTTCTCTCATTAGTTCCTTTTCCCTTTTAAGTTTCTCTATTTCTATTAGGGCAGAGTGGAGTTCTTTTACCTTCTCTGTCTTTTCCTGAAGCTCTTTCTGGAGAAGATTTATCTTTATTGAATGTTCTTCTTCAATTCTTCTCCTCAGTTCTTCTTCAATTCTGGTCCTGCTCGCTTTGAGCCTTTCTTCAAACTCTTTCTCTATGCTCTCTTTAAGTCTTTCTTGCTGCTCCAGGAGTTCTTCTTCCTTTGCCTGGTAGACCTTTTTAATCTTTTCCTCTAACTGGCTGTAGAGAACCTCACTTACATTTATCTCCCTTCCACACTGCGGACATCTTATGGTACTTTTATTTTCCATAATCTTACTTTATCATTCAGTGGCGTCAGATCATGTCGTTTTTATAGCCTCCCAGTGTTTTTTCTATTTCTGACCTGATGAGGTCTCTGAGCCTGTCTGGTTTAAGAACCTTTATTCTGCTACCATGGCTCAGGATCCATTTTATCAATTCTTCATTAATTGCAACATTCATTTTAAGAATGACAGAGCCATCTTCCTTTTCTTCTATCTTCTGTGATGTGTGCCAGAGTCTTTGTTTTATGTAATCTGCAATCTCCTTTTGGAACTGTAAATGTATCTCTTCTTTTCTGCCAGGTATGATTCCGAAGGCTGACTCGAGGTATTTTTCTATAGAAAAATCCTCTGGAATTGAATAGGTTTTTTTAAGAATTTTTATCTCCTCTATTTCATGAAGAGAGAGGATAACTATTTCATTTTCTCTTTTTATCTGACCGCAAATATAGAACTCATCAACGTAATGGATTATCTTGAAGAGCCTGAAATTTAACCTTCTGCCATCCCTCGTTTTAAGGCTCAGGATATTTTTATTTCTATAGGCCTCAAAGAGAAGCAGAAGTGTATCAAGTCTTAATGGATTTAAATGGGGTGCTTCATCATGATAATAAAAGAGCTCCTCAGTAAATTTCAGAGGAAAGGCACTCCTGAGGGCTGAAGAGAATCTCTCCTTAAGGTCACCTTCTGCAGCGGAGCTGAAATGGCAGAGAGAAAGACTGAGAAGGAGTATTAAAATCTCCTGATTGTTTTTTATAAAATTCCTCTGATGCCTGTATTCATCAGGAAGACAGTAATACCATTTTCCATCATGGGGATCTCGCTTCCCACTTATTGAGAGACCCGGTATACTGCACAAAAAGGCTATGTCTCTTTCAGCCGTTCTTGAGGAGATATTAAAATAACTGCAGAGTTTGTCTTTTGAGATCCTACCATTTTCAAGAAGCATATTATAAATCTCAAAGAGTCTCTTACACCTTAGCTGTTCAGTCAATGCTAATCTCCTTAGTGTAGAAAATATATTTTCTATGCCCTGGGCTTTGCTAGGATCTCGAGGACCTTAAGGTCAAGGAATCTTTTTGAGGCAGCAGATTTTATAAGCATAACTGTATCTGCTCCATAGGCTGTCCCTGCAATGGCAAGGACCTCTTCTCCTTCTGGAATGAGACCTGCATCAACTGCCATCATTACACACTCTATGCATACCTTCGGTCCCTCTCCAAACCTCCTTAATGTCTGGGCAACTATATGGGTAGGATAGAGTCCCTGAAATTTCTGGCTGAAGGCAGTCTCAATACTGTGAGTTATCATTGTACCTGTTAAGACCTTTGCTCCATTCTGTATGATCCTTTCTCTCACATCTGAATGCATTTCCTGGGTGTTTGGAGCCTTGAATCCTGTAGAATGGGTTACTATGACAAGATTTATATTCAATCCCTTCAGTGCCTCCACAATCTTCAGACCTGTTTCTCCTGTTGTTGAGGCCACTACAAGGTGTTTATATCCGGACTCTTTGATTGCCTGAATCGCAATCTTCAGACATTCCTCTGTGTTTTCTCTTCCGGGTTTTTCAAAATATGTAACGAGTCTCTGCATATTTAACCTCCTCTTTCCAAAGATGGCAAGACAGGAATTTTTGTATTATATTTACCAATCTTTCAGAAATCTTTCAAGCCACTGCTGGAATGTCCTCCATAAAGTACAGTGATATATACATTTTTTATTTTTCAGACTTCTGCTTGAGCCTTCTCAGTATCTTCAGTGCTTCTTCTGGTTTCAGATTGCTCATGTCAAGTTGCCGTAGCTCTGATATTACAGGGTGGAAGGCTCCGCCAAAGAGGTCAAGCTGTCGCATTCCGTCCGTTGGTGTGCCAGCAAAGCGTGGAAGACCTGACTCATCAAGTTCTGTTTTTTCAAGATTGGAGAGTATCTCCTTAGCCCTGTCAAGTACCACGGATGGAAGCCCAGCAAGCCTGGCTACCTGAATACCATAGCTTTTGTCAGCAGGACCTTCATCTATTTTTCTTAAAAAGATAATCTCATCCCCCCATTCCTTTACAGAAATATTATAGTTCTTAACACCATCCACTGTGAGGGCTAGTTCTGTCAGCTCGTGATAATGTGTAGCGAAGAGTGTCCTCGCCCTTATATTTTTTGCAAGATATTCAGCAACTGCCCAGGCTATGCTTATTCCATCAAAGGTTGAAGTTCCGCGACCTATCTCATCAAGAATAATGAGGCTTCTAAATGTGGCATTGTTAAGTAT
Above is a window of Thermodesulfovibrionales bacterium DNA encoding:
- the folP gene encoding dihydropteroate synthase, with the protein product MRLRWRHFDLDLSSKTHVMGILNVTPDSFSDGGLFSDPERAVEHALRMVEDGADIIDIGGESTRPGSEPVSAAEEIKRVVPVIKRLVAQVKVPVSIDTYKSLVARAALDAGASMVNDISGLRFDPEMKNIVAEYRVPVIIMHIKGIPKTMQLNPTYDALIPEIMDYLREGIIIAREAGISEELIIIDPGIGFGKTFEHNLEIINRLREFTYLEKPILIGPSRKAFIGKLLGDVPPLMRLEGTLGAVAIAAYNGANIVRVHDVKETVKLLKVVDGIKKENLLVFGRN
- a CDS encoding DUF2130 domain-containing protein, with protein sequence MENKSTIRCPQCGREINVSEVLYSQLEEKIKKVYQAKEEELLEQQERLKESIEKEFEERLKASRTRIEEELRRRIEEEHSIKINLLQKELQEKTEKVKELHSALIEIEKLKREKELMREQITLEKEKELTEKLKEEREKLKRQVEESLNLQIKEKDILIEQLKSQLDEARRKAEQGSIQLKGEAQELELEKLLKSAYPTDEILEIRKGQRGADILQIVKTSKGTECGKIYYESKRAKNFDYNWIEKLKEDNLTVKADFLVIVSETLPDGRDRFLYKDGVWICSLSEVEGLSFVLRKSLQEIYAVKVSQQGKDIKMEMLYNYLTSNEFRGQFEAIIDGFIALQNGYQEEKRRMEKIWAERQKQIEKVISGMIAFYGSIKGIAGSSIPEIKALEGGISIEE
- a CDS encoding WYL domain-containing protein, with translation MTEQLRCKRLFEIYNMLLENGRISKDKLCSYFNISSRTAERDIAFLCSIPGLSISGKRDPHDGKWYYCLPDEYRHQRNFIKNNQEILILLLSLSLCHFSSAAEGDLKERFSSALRSAFPLKFTEELFYYHDEAPHLNPLRLDTLLLLFEAYRNKNILSLKTRDGRRLNFRLFKIIHYVDEFYICGQIKRENEIVILSLHEIEEIKILKKTYSIPEDFSIEKYLESAFGIIPGRKEEIHLQFQKEIADYIKQRLWHTSQKIEEKEDGSVILKMNVAINEELIKWILSHGSRIKVLKPDRLRDLIRSEIEKTLGGYKNDMI